One part of the Anaeromyxobacter sp. Fw109-5 genome encodes these proteins:
- a CDS encoding zf-TFIIB domain-containing protein — protein sequence MPVHVPAPTQPTNKCPKCGAEGTVEQAIGNMVTYVCPKCGSRWVAAR from the coding sequence ATGCCCGTCCACGTTCCAGCGCCCACCCAGCCGACCAACAAGTGCCCGAAGTGCGGCGCCGAAGGCACCGTCGAGCAGGCCATCGGCAACATGGTGACGTACGTCTGTCCGAAGTGCGGATCGCGGTGGGTGGCGGCGCGCTGA